One Micromonospora sp. WMMD812 genomic window carries:
- a CDS encoding RtcB family protein translates to MELVEESPYRFRIDQHDPMRVPGVVFATRSLLPDAGADKSLEQVANVATLPGIVDASYAMPDVHWGYGFPIGGVAATDVQHDGVVSPGGVGFDISCGVRLLAADLDRAELGPRMKALMDGLAEATPRGMGKGAVWHLTDRAELDGVLRGGSRYAVERGFGVERDLERCEDYGAVDDADPAGVSERAVERGARQVGSLGSGNHFLEVQAVEEVYDDDVGTTFGLRPGQICVMIHCGSRGLGHQICTDHLRGMEKVMTRYGIQVPDRQLACAPVSSPEGRAYLGAMAAAANYARANRQLLTDAARKVFTRQTGRGLDLVYDISHNLAKIETHDVDGARRSLCVHRKGATRALPPGHEDLPADLSEVGQPVLIPGSMGTGSYVLTGVPGAPAFASTCHGAGRVQSRKQAVKAERGGDPRQQLEAQDIAVRGASRRGLAEEMPTAYKDVTAVVESAEGAGLCRKVARLVPIGVVKG, encoded by the coding sequence ATGGAGCTGGTGGAGGAGTCGCCGTACCGGTTCCGGATCGACCAGCACGACCCCATGCGGGTGCCGGGCGTGGTCTTCGCGACCCGGTCACTGCTGCCCGACGCCGGAGCCGACAAGTCCCTCGAACAGGTGGCGAACGTCGCCACGCTGCCGGGCATCGTCGACGCCTCGTACGCCATGCCCGACGTGCACTGGGGCTACGGCTTCCCGATCGGCGGCGTCGCCGCCACCGACGTGCAGCACGACGGCGTGGTGTCACCGGGCGGGGTGGGCTTCGACATCTCCTGCGGCGTCCGCCTGCTCGCCGCCGACCTCGACCGCGCCGAGCTGGGCCCCCGGATGAAGGCCCTGATGGACGGGCTCGCCGAGGCGACCCCGCGCGGGATGGGCAAGGGCGCGGTGTGGCACCTGACCGACCGGGCGGAGCTCGACGGGGTGCTGCGGGGCGGGTCCCGGTACGCCGTGGAGCGCGGGTTCGGCGTCGAGCGGGATCTGGAGCGCTGCGAGGACTACGGCGCCGTCGACGACGCCGACCCGGCCGGGGTCAGCGAGCGGGCGGTGGAGCGGGGCGCCCGCCAGGTCGGCAGCCTCGGCTCCGGCAACCACTTCCTGGAGGTGCAGGCGGTCGAGGAGGTGTACGACGACGACGTCGGCACCACGTTCGGGCTCCGCCCGGGCCAGATCTGCGTGATGATCCACTGCGGGTCTCGGGGGCTGGGCCACCAGATCTGCACCGACCACCTGCGGGGCATGGAGAAGGTGATGACCCGCTACGGCATCCAGGTGCCGGACCGGCAGCTGGCCTGCGCCCCGGTCTCGTCCCCCGAGGGGCGCGCCTATCTCGGTGCGATGGCCGCCGCCGCCAACTACGCCCGCGCCAACCGGCAGCTGCTGACGGACGCCGCCCGGAAGGTCTTCACCCGCCAGACCGGGCGCGGCCTCGACCTCGTCTACGACATCTCACACAACCTCGCGAAGATCGAGACTCATGACGTCGACGGCGCCCGGCGCAGCCTCTGCGTCCACCGCAAGGGCGCCACCCGGGCGCTGCCGCCGGGCCACGAGGACCTGCCCGCGGACCTGTCGGAGGTGGGGCAGCCGGTGCTGATCCCCGGCTCCATGGGCACCGGCTCGTACGTCCTCACCGGCGTGCCCGGCGCGCCCGCCTTCGCGTCCACCTGTCACGGCGCGGGCCGGGTGCAGAGCCGCAAACAGGCGGTCAAGGCCGAACGGGGCGGCGATCCGCGCCAGCAGCTGGAGGCGCAGGACATCGCCGTCCGCGGCGCGTCCCGCCGGGGCCTGGCCGAGGAGATGCCGACGGCGTACAAGGACGTCACGGCGGTGGTCGAGTCGGCCGAGGGCGCCGGGCTGTGCCGGAAGGTGGCCCGGCTGGTGCCGATCGGCGTCGTCAAGGGCTGA
- a CDS encoding winged helix DNA-binding domain-containing protein, whose translation MTRLTWSQVCARRLERHALTAPARPPAERDPIAAVVSAMCGAHAQVASAAELSVGLRVPNTTRIHVRQALWTDWTLVKTRGPRGTVHLLAAADLPMWTGALSATPPPPQEQGHGLLTAEQTGQVLAAIADALRDAELTTAELTDQVVARTGPWAGDRVMEAFQDTWPRWIAAIGPATRAGVLCSGPNRGRRTTYTSPARWLPDFTPMNGPEALAELVRRYLYAYGPATPAHFAQWLAVPRPWAAELFASLDLEPVTVADARAWVAAGDTDFPDDRATGLRLLPYFDAYAVGCHPRDLLFPGDAAERALARGQAGNYPVLLVDGTVAGVWHQRRSGRTLHVTVEPFTVLSAGRRRALDEQVDRVGEILEGRPSLTIGPVSVGPHA comes from the coding sequence GTGACCCGGCTGACCTGGTCGCAGGTGTGCGCCCGGCGTCTTGAGCGGCACGCGCTCACGGCGCCGGCGCGCCCGCCGGCGGAGCGTGATCCGATCGCCGCGGTGGTCTCCGCGATGTGCGGCGCGCACGCGCAGGTCGCCTCCGCCGCCGAGCTGTCCGTCGGGCTGCGCGTCCCGAACACCACCCGCATCCACGTGCGTCAGGCGTTGTGGACGGACTGGACGCTCGTCAAGACGCGCGGGCCGCGCGGCACCGTGCACCTGCTCGCCGCCGCGGACCTGCCGATGTGGACCGGCGCGCTGTCCGCGACACCGCCCCCACCGCAGGAGCAGGGTCACGGCCTGCTCACCGCCGAGCAGACCGGACAGGTGCTGGCGGCCATCGCGGACGCGCTGCGCGACGCGGAGCTGACCACGGCGGAGCTGACCGACCAGGTCGTCGCCCGCACCGGACCCTGGGCCGGGGACCGGGTCATGGAGGCGTTCCAGGACACGTGGCCCCGCTGGATCGCCGCGATCGGCCCCGCGACGCGGGCCGGTGTGCTGTGCTCGGGCCCGAACCGGGGCCGCCGCACCACCTACACCAGCCCGGCGCGCTGGCTGCCCGACTTCACCCCGATGAACGGGCCCGAGGCCCTGGCCGAACTCGTCCGCCGTTACCTGTACGCGTACGGGCCGGCCACCCCGGCGCACTTCGCCCAGTGGCTGGCGGTGCCCCGGCCCTGGGCGGCGGAGCTGTTCGCGTCACTGGACCTGGAGCCCGTCACGGTGGCGGATGCCCGGGCCTGGGTGGCGGCCGGCGACACCGACTTCCCCGACGACCGCGCGACGGGGCTGCGGCTGCTGCCGTACTTCGACGCGTACGCGGTCGGCTGCCACCCGCGCGACCTGCTCTTCCCCGGCGACGCGGCGGAGCGGGCGCTGGCCCGTGGGCAGGCCGGCAACTACCCGGTGCTGCTGGTCGACGGGACGGTCGCCGGGGTGTGGCACCAGCGCCGCTCCGGCCGCACCCTCCACGTCACCGTGGAGCCGTTCACGGTGCTGAGCGCCGGCCGGCGGCGTGCGCTGGACGAGCAGGTCGATCGGGTCGGCGAGATCCTGGAGGGCAGGCCGTCACTGACGATCGGCCCCGTCAGCGTCGGCCCTCACGCCTAG
- a CDS encoding archease: protein MEQPAERGHRCVPHTADVRIEAWAPTREACVAEAVAALVDTFTDTTGARPGPEREFRAPAADDEDLLVSVLDEVIYRMDTADELPLVTEVTDDGAGGLLVRWRMTGTDAVELIGAVPKAVSLHELRFAPDGGRWSCAVTLDV, encoded by the coding sequence ATGGAGCAGCCAGCGGAGCGGGGACACCGGTGCGTGCCGCACACCGCCGACGTCCGGATCGAGGCGTGGGCGCCGACCCGGGAGGCTTGCGTGGCCGAGGCGGTCGCCGCGCTGGTCGACACGTTCACCGACACCACCGGCGCGCGACCCGGCCCCGAGCGGGAGTTTCGGGCGCCCGCCGCCGACGACGAGGATCTGCTGGTCAGCGTCCTCGACGAGGTGATCTACCGGATGGACACGGCCGACGAGCTGCCGCTGGTCACCGAGGTGACCGACGACGGGGCCGGTGGCCTGCTGGTGCGCTGGCGCATGACCGGCACCGACGCGGTCGAACTGATCGGCGCGGTGCCGAAAGCGGTCTCCCTGCACGAGCTGCGCTTCGCCCCTGACGGCGGGCGATGGTCGTGCGCGGTGACGCTGGACGTGTGA
- a CDS encoding DUF5818 domain-containing protein, whose translation MRRAGLLLTAVGLLCWVTACASPDRPEAVWTGPTASGGSTPSAGSDTPAGATPAPVPPTPRPSRSTPTPPPATARPEPTRPAATPPGGGDVPGPLPWGGRTLTGTVERDGGCTMLLVGERRWALTGDVAAGLTPGDRVTVHGGVAPRPAACGDRDLAQALAVNRVEPA comes from the coding sequence ATGCGCCGAGCCGGGCTGCTCCTGACCGCCGTCGGTCTGCTGTGCTGGGTGACCGCGTGCGCCTCGCCCGACCGGCCCGAGGCGGTGTGGACGGGGCCGACCGCGTCCGGCGGCTCTACCCCGTCGGCCGGATCGGACACGCCGGCCGGAGCGACCCCGGCGCCGGTCCCGCCCACACCGCGACCGTCCCGATCGACGCCCACGCCGCCCCCGGCGACCGCGCGGCCCGAGCCGACCCGTCCGGCGGCCACGCCGCCGGGCGGCGGGGACGTGCCCGGGCCGCTGCCCTGGGGCGGGCGGACGCTGACCGGCACGGTCGAACGCGACGGCGGGTGCACGATGCTGCTGGTGGGGGAGCGGCGGTGGGCGCTCACCGGCGACGTGGCGGCCGGGCTGACCCCGGGCGACCGGGTCACCGTGCACGGCGGCGTCGCGCCGCGACCCGCCGCGTGCGGTGACCGCGACCTGGCCCAGGCCCTGGCCGTCAACCGGGTCGAGCCGGCCTGA
- a CDS encoding MBL fold metallo-hydrolase, whose protein sequence is MRITKFTHSCVRLEHDGGVLVIDPGTWSEPAALAGADAVLVTHEHTDHVDVLRLAGLGVPVYAPEGANLPDLAALPAIPVRAGQRFTAGGFPVTAVGGRHATIHDGQPDCPNLGYLVGDGLYHPGDALHVPDEPVRTLLIPGQASWLRLGEAIDFARAVGPDRAYTIHDAQINERGLASVTGWLGETVPGYRHLVPGETA, encoded by the coding sequence ATGCGGATCACCAAGTTCACCCATTCCTGCGTCCGGCTGGAGCACGACGGCGGGGTGCTCGTCATCGACCCGGGCACCTGGAGTGAGCCGGCCGCCCTGGCCGGCGCCGACGCGGTGCTCGTCACCCACGAGCACACCGACCACGTCGACGTGCTCCGCCTGGCCGGCCTCGGCGTGCCGGTGTACGCCCCGGAGGGCGCGAACCTGCCCGACCTGGCCGCGCTGCCGGCGATCCCGGTCCGGGCCGGGCAGCGGTTCACCGCCGGCGGGTTCCCGGTCACCGCGGTCGGCGGCCGGCACGCCACCATCCACGACGGACAACCGGACTGCCCCAACCTCGGCTACCTCGTCGGTGACGGCCTCTACCACCCGGGCGACGCGCTGCACGTGCCGGACGAGCCGGTGCGGACCCTGCTGATCCCGGGGCAGGCGTCCTGGCTGCGGCTGGGGGAGGCGATCGACTTCGCGCGCGCGGTCGGCCCGGACCGGGCGTACACCATCCACGACGCGCAGATCAACGAACGCGGCCTGGCCAGCGTCAC